One Aegilops tauschii subsp. strangulata cultivar AL8/78 chromosome 7, Aet v6.0, whole genome shotgun sequence genomic window carries:
- the LOC141026932 gene encoding uncharacterized protein, protein MEKQLLGLELKHVPRDTNKEADDIAKRASRCLPQEPGVFEERLFKSSPTPVAVETTPPREELPHPPASGAPACSLTSGARLLLVLKPQEGCWTKEFKAYLLQGMLPEKDEDAERLARQATTYCIQDGELYRKRPNDVSL, encoded by the coding sequence atggagaagcaattaTTGGGCCTGGAGCTAAAGCACGTGCCTCGCGACacgaacaaggaagccgacgacatcgccaagagggcgtcaAGGTGTCTGCCCCAAGAGCCTGGTGTCTTCGAAGAGCGACTTTTCAAGTCTTCACCGACCCCCGTGGCCGTGGAGACTACACCACCTCGAGAGGAACTCCCCCATCCACCAGCCTCGGGAGCCCCCGCTTGCAGTCTGACCTCAGGAGCACGCCTGCTCCTAGTGCTcaagcctcaggaggggtgctggaccaaggagttcaaggcATACCTGCTGCAAGGGATGCTGCCGGAAAAAGATGAGGATGCGGAGCGCTTGGCCCGGCAGGCTACgacatactgcatccaggatggtGAGCTGTATAGAAAAcgaccaaatgatgtttccttgtga